A single window of Archangium gephyra DNA harbors:
- a CDS encoding DUF2167 domain-containing protein codes for MRIAWSWTVAAVLVPLLVWAAPHPSQESAAQEEPGPVFNWKPGPRKVELGHELTLDLPEEHLFLEKAEAAKLMEMNGSFYNDNLLGVVTSKDESSSWVVIVRYEDEGYIKDDEEIDAKELLTAIKEGTEEANKERVERGFKPLHVKDWSESPHYDKARHHLIWALDAFSDNGTSVNYSTRVLGRRGYVSMNLVVDPVGLADSKPHMSKLLASTQFNPGARYEDFQEGTDKVAEFGLAGLVLGGAGLGAAKLAKVGILAKFGKFFVALLLAGKKAIIPLLLAIGALVSKLFGGKKTEAAPPPANPGE; via the coding sequence ATGCGAATCGCCTGGAGTTGGACTGTCGCCGCCGTGCTGGTGCCCCTGCTGGTGTGGGCCGCCCCCCATCCCTCGCAGGAATCCGCCGCCCAGGAGGAGCCCGGTCCGGTCTTCAACTGGAAGCCCGGTCCCCGCAAGGTGGAGCTCGGCCATGAGCTGACGTTGGACCTGCCCGAGGAGCACCTCTTCCTCGAGAAGGCCGAGGCCGCCAAGCTGATGGAGATGAATGGCTCGTTCTACAACGACAACCTGCTCGGCGTGGTGACGTCCAAGGACGAGTCGTCCTCCTGGGTCGTCATCGTCCGCTACGAGGACGAGGGCTACATCAAGGATGACGAGGAGATCGACGCCAAGGAGCTCCTCACCGCCATCAAGGAGGGCACCGAGGAGGCCAACAAGGAGCGCGTGGAGCGCGGCTTCAAGCCCCTGCACGTGAAGGACTGGTCCGAGTCCCCCCACTACGACAAGGCCCGCCACCACCTCATCTGGGCGCTGGATGCCTTCTCGGACAATGGCACCTCGGTGAACTACAGCACGCGCGTGCTCGGCCGCCGCGGCTATGTGTCCATGAACCTGGTGGTGGATCCGGTGGGGCTCGCCGACAGCAAGCCGCACATGTCGAAGCTGCTCGCGAGCACCCAATTCAACCCGGGCGCGCGCTACGAGGACTTCCAGGAGGGCACCGACAAGGTGGCCGAGTTCGGCCTCGCGGGCCTGGTGCTCGGGGGCGCCGGCCTGGGCGCCGCCAAGCTGGCCAAGGTGGGGATTCTCGCCAAGTTCGGCAAGTTCTTCGTGGCCCTGCTCCTCGCCGGCAAGAAGGCCATCATCCCCCTGCTGCTGGCCATTGGCGCCCTCGTCTCCAAGCTCTTCGGTGGGAAGAAGACGGAAGCGGCCCCTCCCCCCGCCAATCCGGGCGAGTAG
- a CDS encoding YdcF family protein, whose translation MPPLALRKGPGAFRKWLFVGLGVATFGLYGMAFVVDRFGQHERAVPSDVLVVLGARVLPGGQPSPALRARIEKAVELYHQGLAPRLLFSGGVGVNPPAEARVMRDLAVRLGVPPEACLLEEQSHSTEQNARFSSELLRSLGARRVLVVSDPYHLLRARQYFRLHGFEVATSPAFLTERNLSLVDRVYWTVREAAALLLHPRVLLARRPS comes from the coding sequence ATGCCTCCGCTCGCTCTCCGGAAGGGGCCCGGTGCCTTCCGCAAATGGCTCTTCGTGGGCCTCGGTGTCGCCACCTTCGGCCTCTATGGCATGGCCTTCGTGGTGGACCGCTTCGGCCAGCACGAGCGCGCCGTCCCCTCCGATGTCCTCGTGGTGCTCGGCGCTCGCGTCCTCCCCGGTGGCCAGCCCTCTCCCGCCCTCCGCGCCCGCATCGAGAAGGCCGTCGAGCTCTACCACCAGGGACTCGCCCCCCGGCTCCTCTTCTCCGGCGGCGTGGGCGTCAACCCTCCCGCCGAGGCCCGCGTCATGCGCGACCTCGCCGTGCGCCTCGGCGTCCCCCCCGAGGCCTGTCTCCTCGAGGAGCAGAGCCACTCCACCGAGCAGAACGCGCGCTTCTCCTCGGAGCTGCTGCGCTCGCTCGGCGCCCGGCGCGTCCTGGTCGTCTCCGACCCCTACCACCTCCTGCGCGCCCGCCAGTACTTCCGCCTCCACGGCTTCGAGGTGGCCACCAGCCCCGCCTTCCTCACCGAGCGCAACCTCAGCCTCGTCGACCGCGTCTACTGGACCGTCCGCGAGGCCGCCGCCCTTCTCCTCCACCCCCGCGTGCTCCTCGCTCGCAGGCCCTCCTGA
- a CDS encoding App1 family protein, whose translation MSRKPPHPLVKLAFHVEHNVESWGWRVRRKLGLARPPRILPYRGYGNPRQAVIKARVLENRHVRPPWKRHTLLGSAVASWKRYNTVEIPRARVLARWGEHRWEGTTDEEGFLELWVEPPPEARAGWNDVELELLSPSPEGVERVRAPVLLAGPEAQFGVISDIDDTVIVTNVTNFLKRAWTLFLTEHRTRLPFEGVDAFYEALHLGSSGSAVNPIFYVSSSPWNLYEHLDEFLQLHRIPAGPLLLRDWGLSRTGFAPGGGHGHKLEKIRGLMGTLESLPFLLIGDSGQEDAEHYRTIVREFPGRIRCVYIRNVWHRAGREKELAFIAADIRAAGSEMLTVDDTVTAARHAASQGWIRWQEVAEVQAHQAEDVQARTLLDKLDREHG comes from the coding sequence ATGTCCCGGAAGCCTCCACATCCCCTCGTCAAGCTCGCCTTCCACGTCGAGCACAACGTCGAATCCTGGGGCTGGCGCGTCCGGCGCAAGCTGGGGCTGGCGCGTCCGCCGCGCATCCTGCCGTACCGCGGTTACGGCAACCCCCGCCAGGCCGTCATCAAGGCCCGCGTGCTGGAGAACCGGCACGTGCGCCCGCCCTGGAAGCGCCACACGCTGCTGGGCAGCGCCGTCGCCTCGTGGAAGCGCTACAACACCGTGGAGATTCCCCGCGCCCGCGTGCTGGCCCGCTGGGGCGAGCACCGCTGGGAGGGCACCACCGACGAGGAGGGCTTCCTCGAGCTGTGGGTGGAGCCTCCCCCCGAGGCCAGGGCCGGCTGGAATGACGTGGAGCTGGAGCTGCTCTCGCCCTCGCCCGAGGGGGTGGAGCGGGTCCGCGCTCCGGTGCTGCTGGCGGGCCCCGAGGCCCAGTTCGGCGTCATCAGCGACATCGACGACACCGTCATCGTCACCAACGTCACCAACTTCCTCAAGCGCGCCTGGACGCTCTTCCTTACCGAGCACCGCACGCGTCTGCCCTTCGAGGGCGTGGATGCCTTCTACGAGGCCCTGCACCTGGGCAGCAGCGGCTCAGCCGTCAATCCCATCTTCTATGTCTCCTCCAGCCCGTGGAACCTCTACGAGCACCTGGACGAGTTCCTCCAGCTGCACCGGATTCCCGCCGGGCCGCTGCTGTTGCGCGACTGGGGCCTGAGCCGCACCGGCTTCGCGCCCGGCGGCGGGCACGGGCACAAGCTGGAGAAGATTCGCGGGCTGATGGGCACGCTCGAGTCGCTGCCCTTCCTCCTCATTGGCGACAGCGGGCAGGAGGACGCCGAGCACTACCGCACCATCGTCCGCGAGTTCCCCGGCCGCATCCGCTGCGTCTACATCCGCAATGTGTGGCACCGCGCGGGGCGCGAGAAGGAGCTGGCCTTCATCGCCGCGGACATCCGCGCCGCCGGCAGCGAGATGCTCACCGTGGATGACACCGTGACGGCCGCCCGCCATGCCGCGAGCCAGGGGTGGATCCGCTGGCAGGAGGTGGCCGAGGTCCAGGCCCACCAGGCCGAGGACGTCCAGGCGCGCACCCTGCTCGACAAGCTGGACCGCGAGCACGGGTGA
- a CDS encoding DUF3427 domain-containing protein: MLDAVREGLAGAEEVLLAVSFTRCSGLQLLIDPLQEVARRGRVRVLTSTYQQVTQPEALEALLEMEGVECRVQGGPTGFHSKFWWFRGKSGAECWAGSSNLTRGGLATNLEWNIRSLEQARIEQTRRQFDALWGRSDVLPLSRELIHRYRLHRRPERAAPTPLFLAADELQQTPKPNPAQQEALKKLAELRERGERRAAVIAATGLGKTYLAAFDVAASRARRVLYVSHRLEHLTQAMRAFGLVLGKKHLGLVGGGREESDADIVFTTVQSLRGHDTLLGRRWDYVIIDEFHHAEAPGYQPLRELIEHAFFLGMTATPERQDGHDVLEWCNWNIAYELRLPEAIDRSWLLPFHYFGIADETVDFARIPWRNGKIPIDVLEQELSIETRAELVLEQALLRGFDGPKRATVGFCASIRHAEFMAKAFNARKQTAVAVSGNQRVEEREEIYRQLADVSNPLEWVFVADVLNEGVDIPAINSLLFLRPTDSAGLFLQQLGRGLRLFPGTEVLTVLDFVGHHRSSWITLQALHDPKGTGARVDVTEGFTLKPPRGCEVVLQTRTREILAKIRRLTTRQRCDEAYRLLRDELGRPPLPVDLWLREELPELKDFRGAYGSWLKCQQAQGDSPAWAKGLPEEHPVHQLLSAAETDWQAQRVGPYALLWGLAAHPDEPRAGYEEFFRRYPQWEGEHASLDSSKSWTTLRKKVPAAVFTQEQLASSIITALGSELLEQVEGRLLYTVNKDHQERHGGVLRTPSDLARYGQYTRPEIVRHFGAQYDPARHNMGILWFEQRGVIITKLDTSSAKEGQRYLNRFITNRRFSWSSQPKMTRTNEAGRKVLEHEGRGSTLYLFVQGRSHEPALYMGEARFVAVEGNKPMAVTLKLDRPVPADVQRELRVELPDDEDLT; encoded by the coding sequence ATGCTCGATGCCGTACGCGAGGGCCTCGCTGGGGCGGAAGAGGTTCTGCTCGCCGTTTCCTTCACCCGCTGCAGTGGCTTGCAACTCCTCATCGATCCACTCCAGGAGGTCGCGAGGCGAGGCCGCGTCAGGGTGCTCACGTCCACCTACCAGCAGGTGACTCAACCCGAGGCGCTGGAGGCCCTCCTGGAAATGGAGGGCGTCGAATGCCGGGTCCAAGGAGGTCCGACCGGCTTCCACTCGAAGTTCTGGTGGTTTCGCGGAAAGAGTGGCGCCGAATGCTGGGCGGGCTCCTCCAATCTCACGAGGGGTGGGCTCGCCACCAACCTCGAGTGGAACATCCGTTCCCTGGAGCAGGCGCGTATCGAGCAGACCCGGAGGCAATTCGATGCCCTCTGGGGCCGCTCCGATGTGCTGCCCCTTTCGCGCGAGCTGATCCACCGCTACCGCTTGCACCGGCGGCCCGAGCGCGCGGCACCCACGCCCCTCTTCCTGGCCGCCGACGAGCTACAGCAGACACCCAAACCCAACCCAGCACAGCAGGAGGCCCTGAAGAAGCTGGCCGAGCTTCGTGAGCGGGGTGAGCGGCGTGCCGCGGTCATCGCGGCCACCGGCCTGGGCAAGACGTACCTGGCGGCGTTCGATGTCGCCGCCAGTCGGGCGCGGCGGGTCCTCTATGTCTCGCATCGTCTCGAGCACCTCACGCAGGCCATGAGGGCCTTTGGCCTGGTGCTCGGAAAGAAGCACCTCGGACTCGTCGGTGGAGGCCGAGAGGAGTCGGACGCGGACATCGTCTTCACGACGGTGCAGAGCCTTCGTGGTCATGACACGCTGCTCGGACGCCGTTGGGACTACGTCATCATCGATGAATTCCACCACGCGGAGGCACCTGGCTATCAGCCGCTGCGCGAACTCATCGAGCATGCGTTCTTCCTGGGGATGACGGCGACTCCCGAGCGCCAGGACGGGCATGACGTGCTCGAGTGGTGCAACTGGAACATCGCCTACGAGCTCCGTCTCCCCGAGGCGATCGACCGTAGCTGGCTGCTCCCGTTCCACTACTTCGGCATCGCGGACGAGACCGTCGACTTCGCGCGGATTCCCTGGCGCAATGGGAAGATTCCCATCGACGTCCTGGAGCAGGAACTCTCGATCGAGACGCGCGCCGAGCTGGTGCTCGAACAGGCATTGCTGCGCGGCTTCGATGGCCCGAAACGAGCGACGGTCGGCTTCTGCGCCAGCATCCGGCATGCGGAGTTCATGGCGAAGGCCTTCAACGCGCGGAAGCAAACCGCCGTGGCGGTCTCGGGAAACCAACGCGTCGAGGAGCGGGAGGAGATCTACCGCCAGCTGGCGGACGTGTCGAATCCGCTCGAATGGGTCTTCGTCGCCGACGTGCTGAACGAGGGAGTGGACATCCCGGCCATCAACTCGCTGCTCTTCCTGCGGCCGACGGATTCGGCGGGACTGTTCCTCCAGCAGCTTGGACGAGGACTGCGCCTCTTTCCCGGAACGGAGGTCCTGACCGTTCTCGACTTCGTTGGCCATCACCGGAGCAGCTGGATCACGTTGCAGGCGCTCCACGACCCGAAGGGAACCGGGGCGCGAGTCGACGTCACCGAGGGATTCACCCTCAAGCCGCCGCGTGGTTGCGAAGTGGTTCTCCAGACGCGCACGCGGGAGATCCTCGCGAAGATACGCCGGCTCACGACGCGGCAGCGCTGTGACGAGGCCTACCGCTTGCTCCGGGACGAGCTGGGACGTCCTCCGCTTCCCGTCGATCTCTGGCTTCGCGAGGAGCTGCCGGAGCTGAAGGATTTCCGTGGGGCCTATGGCTCGTGGCTGAAGTGCCAGCAGGCCCAGGGGGACTCTCCCGCCTGGGCGAAGGGACTGCCGGAGGAGCATCCGGTCCACCAGCTCCTCTCGGCAGCGGAGACCGACTGGCAGGCTCAACGGGTGGGGCCCTACGCGCTCTTGTGGGGGCTGGCCGCGCATCCGGATGAGCCACGGGCCGGTTACGAGGAATTCTTCCGCCGGTACCCCCAATGGGAGGGGGAGCACGCGTCCTTGGACAGCTCCAAGTCATGGACGACGCTGCGCAAGAAGGTACCGGCGGCGGTATTCACACAGGAACAGCTGGCGAGCTCCATCATCACCGCCCTCGGCTCGGAACTGCTCGAGCAGGTGGAAGGGCGTCTGCTGTACACCGTGAACAAGGATCATCAGGAGCGTCACGGAGGCGTACTCCGGACTCCTTCGGACCTGGCCCGGTATGGGCAGTACACACGGCCGGAAATCGTCCGGCACTTTGGAGCGCAGTACGACCCCGCGCGCCACAACATGGGCATCCTCTGGTTCGAGCAGCGTGGCGTCATCATCACCAAGCTCGATACGAGCAGCGCGAAGGAGGGGCAGCGCTATCTCAACCGCTTCATCACGAATCGGCGTTTCTCGTGGAGCAGCCAGCCCAAGATGACCCGGACGAACGAGGCGGGCCGGAAGGTGCTCGAACACGAGGGACGCGGCTCGACGCTGTACCTGTTCGTCCAGGGGCGCTCGCATGAGCCCGCCCTCTACATGGGCGAGGCGAGATTCGTCGCGGTCGAGGGGAACAAGCCGATGGCTGTCACCCTGAAGTTGGATCGGCCCGTTCCGGCCGACGTGCAACGCGAGCTCAGAGTGGAACTCCCGGATGATGAAGACCTCACCTAA